A genome region from Populus alba chromosome 3, ASM523922v2, whole genome shotgun sequence includes the following:
- the LOC118054508 gene encoding squamosa promoter-binding-like protein 2 isoform X2 has product MSSVSLMEWNGKPHLQWDWENLIMFNAITNENSKQLGLTDLETDGEKGNDSGFFYSSASVSRSRGSISDLELASFSKSSKSASTNSSSAGEVKTSKFTLEASKTNPSDYNKEELVKAKATDTSPMLEASVGSGDQLLGLKLGKRTYFEDACAGSNAQSSSISPIPVPSFTPAKKLKSNNHSQRAPRCQVEGCNLDLSSAKDYHRKHRVCESHSKCPKVTVAGLERRFCQQCSRFHGLSEFDEKKKSCRRRLSDHNARRRKQPGSVHLNPSRLSSSLYDERQQMSHVWDKAPLVHSRPSANLTWESTSTSKFTITKEYVAKPAEIGGSDRRLHLPGIDLTNSIAIQHHHKSNGFLPSKAKGTAGLDYSLIPSKAEATPEFHRATPEFHRALSLLSTDSWGSCEPQSISFEQPMHANHTSMPQSVLHAVPQSSPLASSEYWRTEQQSNDPQVHTLSSRTDGSNYLQEFQLLRTSNGNDFYSSHMN; this is encoded by the exons ATGAGTTCTGTCTCACTGATGGAGTGGAATGGCAAACCCCACTTGCAGTGGGATTGGGAAAACCTGATAATGTTCAATGCAATAACAAATGAAAATTCAAAGCAGTTAGGCCTAACAGATTTGGAAACTGATGGAGAAAAAGGAAATGATTCTGGGTTTTTCTATTCATCTGCAAGTGTAAGCAGAAGCCGTGGATCTATCTCTGACTTGGAACTTGCTTCTTTCTCAAAGAGCTCGAAGTCAGCTTCCACCAATTCTTCATCAGCTGGGGAAGTTAAAACATCCAAATTCACTTTGGAGGCCTCTAAAACGAATCCATCAGATTACAATAAGGAAGAACTTGTGAAGGCTAAGGCAACTGATACTTCTCCCATGCTTGAAGCTTCAGTTGGTTCAGGTGACCAGCTGCTTGGTTTGAAGCTTGGTAAACGAACATACTTTGAAGACGCTTGTGCTGGGAGCAATGCTCAGTCTTCATCAATTTCTCCTATTCCTGTGCCTTCTTTTACTCCAGCAAAGAAATTGAAGTCCAATAATCATAGTCAGCGTGCACCACGCTGTCAAGTAGAAGGCTGTAACCTTGACCTCTCATCAGCTAAAGATTACCATCGCAAACATAGAGTTTGTGAAAGCCATTCAAAGTGCCCAAAGGTCACTGTAGCTGGTTTGGAACGCAGGTTTTGCCAGCAGTGTAGCAG GTTCCATGGTCTGTCAGAGTttgatgaaaagaagaaaagctgCCGCAGGCGACTTTCTGATCACAATGCAAGACGCCGCAAACAGCCAGGATCTGTCCATTTGAATCCTTCAAGACTTTCTTCATCATTATATG ATGAGAGGCAACAGATGAGTCATGTTTGGGACAAGGCGCCACTTGTTCATTCCAGGCCCAGTGCAAATTTGACATGGGAAAGCACATCCACCTCCAAGTTCACAATAACAAAAGAGTATGTAGCAAAGCCTGCAGAAATAGGTGGTAGTGATAGGAGGCTCCACTTGCCTGGCATTGATCTGACAAATAGCATTGCTATTCAGCACCATCATAAGTCTAATGGCTTCTTACCATCCAAGGCCAAGGGCACTGCAG GTTTGGACTACTCCCTCATTCCTTCCAAAGCAGAAGCAACACCAGAATTTCATCGTGCAACACCAGAATTTCACCGTGCTCTCTCTCTTCTGTCAACCGATTCATGGGGTTCATGTGAGCCACAATCCATTTCATTTGAACAGCCCATGCATGCAAATCACACCAGCATGCCTCAGTCTGTGCTACACGCTGTACCCCAAAGCTCACCACTTGCTTCATCAGAGTACTGGAGGACTGAGCAACAGTCAAATGACCCTCAAGTGCATACCTTGAGTTCACGCACTGATGGTAGCAATTACCTTCAAGAGTTTCAGCTGTTAAGAACGTCAAACGGGAATGACTTCTATTCCAGTCACATGAACTGA
- the LOC118054507 gene encoding ranBP2-type zinc finger protein At1g67325 isoform X2: protein MSQVDSRNSSAAKRARTDGSRREDDWTCPSCGNVNFSFRTTCNMRNCTQPRPADHNSKSAAKPLQAPQGYSSAPYLGSGAPSSMYMGVPPYGPSLFNGSSIPPYDVPFTGGSAYHYNYGSRLSGGSPYRPLHMSGPPPYSGGSMMGNGAMYAMPPLMDRYGLGMPMGPAAMGPRPGFFPDDKSQKQGSDPTRDNDWTCPKCGNINFSFRTFCNMRKCNTPKPGSQAAKSDKNSKQKMPEGSWKCEKCNNINYPFRTKCNRQNCGAEKHSESTKSPSPEPDEVEQDCFLSSRGSLIFHAHCS from the exons ATGTCTcag GTGGATAGCAGAAATTCATCAGCAGCGAAGCGTGCAAGAACTGACG GTAGTCGCAGGGAGGATGACTGGACTTGTCCAAGCTGCGGCAATGTCAACTTTTCATTCAGGACAACTTGTAATATGCGCAATTGTACCCAACCCAGGCCAGCTGATCATAATTCG AAATCTGCTGCCAAGCCCCTGCAAGCACCACAGGGTTACTCATCAGCTCCGTATTTAGGTTCTGGTGCACCTTCTTCAATGTATATGGGTGTGCCACCATATGGGCCCTCCCTCTTCAATGGATCCTCTATTCCTCCGTATGATGTTCCATTCACTGGGGGCTCAGCTTATCATTACAACTATGGTAGCCGCCTTTCTGGTGGCAGTCCATATAGACCGTTGCATATGTCAGGACCACCTCCTTACTCTGGTGGATCTATGATGGGAAATG GTGCGATGTATGCAATGCCCCCCCTAATGGACCGGTATGGATTGGGTATGCCAATGGGCCCTGCGGCTATG GGGCCGAGGCCAGGTTTTTTCCCAGACGATAAATCTCAGAAGCAGGGTTCAG ATCCGACGCGTGATAATGACTGGACATGCCCAAAATGTGGGAACATCAACTTCTCGTTTAGAACTTTTTGCAACATGAGAAAGTGCAATACACCAAAGCCAGGATCCCAG GCTGCTAAGTCTGACAAAAACTCCA aacaaaaaatgCCGGAGGGAAGCTGGAAGTGTGAAAAATGCAACAATATAAACTACCCATTCCGGACTAAGTGCAATAGACAGAATTGCGGGGCTGAGAAACATTCTGAGTCGACAAAATCCCCTTCTCCAGAACCAGATGAGGTTGAACAG GATTGTTTCCTAAGCTCCCGTGGTTCCTTGATCTTCCACGCCCACTGTTCATGA
- the LOC118054506 gene encoding non-specific lipid transfer protein GPI-anchored 1, with protein MRSQSLFISGALLFFASSASLFRAVNGEGVTEECSSDFQKLSGCLSYATGKANSPTKDCCLSVQNIKESDPKCLCFIMQQTNNGSAPIKSLGIQEAKLLQLPTACQLQNASLTFCPKLLGISPSSPDAAIFTNASTTATPAASTSTGTSQSEKAGDSGGFQLRPHLAGLFMVVAAIFVFASPAGSSASMFQF; from the exons ATGAGAAGCCAGTCCCTTTTTATCTCGGGTGCTTTGTTGTTCTTTGCTTCCAGTGCTTCACTTTTTAGGGCTGTTAACGGGGAAGGTGTGACGGAGGAGTGTAGCAGTGACTTCCAAAAACTATCGGGTTGCCTGAGCTATGCTACCGGGAAAGCGAACTCGCCCACAAAAGATTGTTGCCTTTCAGTGCAGAATATTAAAGAAAGTGACCCTAAATGCTTGTGTTTCATCatgcaacaaacaaacaatggCAGTGCACCGATCAAGAGCTTGGGTATCCAGGAGGCTAAGTTGCTTCAGCTCCCTACTGCTTGCCAGTTGCAGAATGCTAGTCTTACTTTCTGCCCTA AGCTTCTAGGCATATCTCCTAGCTCTCCAGACGCTGCCATCTTCACAAATGCTTCAACAACAGCAACTCCTGCTGCATCAACATCAACAGGAACTTCACAATCAGAGAAAGCAGGTGACTCCGGTGGATTCCAGCTTAGACCTCACCTTGCAGGTCTTTTCATGGTTGTTGCTGCCATCTTCGTATTTGCTTCCCCCGCTGGGTCGTCGGCCTCCATGTTCCAGTTTTAG
- the LOC118054507 gene encoding ranBP2-type zinc finger protein At1g67325 isoform X3 — MSQVDSRNSSAAKRARTDGSRREDDWTCPSCGNVNFSFRTTCNMRNCTQPRPADHNSKSAAKPLQAPQGYSSAPYLGSGAPSSMYMGVPPYGPSLFNGSSIPPYDVPFTGGSAYHYNYGSRLSGGSPYRPLHMSGPPPYSGGSMMGNGAMYAMPPLMDRYGLGMPMGPAAMGPRPGFFPDDKSQKQGSDPTRDNDWTCPKCGNINFSFRTFCNMRKCNTPKPGSQAAKSDKNSKQKMPEGSWKCEKCNNINYPFRTKCNRQNCGAEKHSESTKSPSPEPDEVEQ; from the exons ATGTCTcag GTGGATAGCAGAAATTCATCAGCAGCGAAGCGTGCAAGAACTGACG GTAGTCGCAGGGAGGATGACTGGACTTGTCCAAGCTGCGGCAATGTCAACTTTTCATTCAGGACAACTTGTAATATGCGCAATTGTACCCAACCCAGGCCAGCTGATCATAATTCG AAATCTGCTGCCAAGCCCCTGCAAGCACCACAGGGTTACTCATCAGCTCCGTATTTAGGTTCTGGTGCACCTTCTTCAATGTATATGGGTGTGCCACCATATGGGCCCTCCCTCTTCAATGGATCCTCTATTCCTCCGTATGATGTTCCATTCACTGGGGGCTCAGCTTATCATTACAACTATGGTAGCCGCCTTTCTGGTGGCAGTCCATATAGACCGTTGCATATGTCAGGACCACCTCCTTACTCTGGTGGATCTATGATGGGAAATG GTGCGATGTATGCAATGCCCCCCCTAATGGACCGGTATGGATTGGGTATGCCAATGGGCCCTGCGGCTATG GGGCCGAGGCCAGGTTTTTTCCCAGACGATAAATCTCAGAAGCAGGGTTCAG ATCCGACGCGTGATAATGACTGGACATGCCCAAAATGTGGGAACATCAACTTCTCGTTTAGAACTTTTTGCAACATGAGAAAGTGCAATACACCAAAGCCAGGATCCCAG GCTGCTAAGTCTGACAAAAACTCCA aacaaaaaatgCCGGAGGGAAGCTGGAAGTGTGAAAAATGCAACAATATAAACTACCCATTCCGGACTAAGTGCAATAGACAGAATTGCGGGGCTGAGAAACATTCTGAGTCGACAAAATCCCCTTCTCCAGAACCAGATGAGGTTGAACAG TGA
- the LOC118054507 gene encoding ranBP2-type zinc finger protein At1g67325 isoform X1, which translates to MSQVDSRNSSAAKRARTDGSRREDDWTCPSCGNVNFSFRTTCNMRNCTQPRPADHNSKSAAKPLQAPQGYSSAPYLGSGAPSSMYMGVPPYGPSLFNGSSIPPYDVPFTGGSAYHYNYGSRLSGGSPYRPLHMSGPPPYSGGSMMGNGAMYAMPPLMDRYGLGMPMGPAAMGPRPGFFPDDKSQKQGSDPTRDNDWTCPKCGNINFSFRTFCNMRKCNTPKPGSQAAKSDKNSKQKMPEGSWKCEKCNNINYPFRTKCNRQNCGAEKHSESTKSPSPEPDEVEQVCHVIHLDCISISCMELLFSLITYVLFTNSMTISEKDVWLARLPSFSLLSLSSVIFLKCTSLIVNYLSHGNQ; encoded by the exons ATGTCTcag GTGGATAGCAGAAATTCATCAGCAGCGAAGCGTGCAAGAACTGACG GTAGTCGCAGGGAGGATGACTGGACTTGTCCAAGCTGCGGCAATGTCAACTTTTCATTCAGGACAACTTGTAATATGCGCAATTGTACCCAACCCAGGCCAGCTGATCATAATTCG AAATCTGCTGCCAAGCCCCTGCAAGCACCACAGGGTTACTCATCAGCTCCGTATTTAGGTTCTGGTGCACCTTCTTCAATGTATATGGGTGTGCCACCATATGGGCCCTCCCTCTTCAATGGATCCTCTATTCCTCCGTATGATGTTCCATTCACTGGGGGCTCAGCTTATCATTACAACTATGGTAGCCGCCTTTCTGGTGGCAGTCCATATAGACCGTTGCATATGTCAGGACCACCTCCTTACTCTGGTGGATCTATGATGGGAAATG GTGCGATGTATGCAATGCCCCCCCTAATGGACCGGTATGGATTGGGTATGCCAATGGGCCCTGCGGCTATG GGGCCGAGGCCAGGTTTTTTCCCAGACGATAAATCTCAGAAGCAGGGTTCAG ATCCGACGCGTGATAATGACTGGACATGCCCAAAATGTGGGAACATCAACTTCTCGTTTAGAACTTTTTGCAACATGAGAAAGTGCAATACACCAAAGCCAGGATCCCAG GCTGCTAAGTCTGACAAAAACTCCA aacaaaaaatgCCGGAGGGAAGCTGGAAGTGTGAAAAATGCAACAATATAAACTACCCATTCCGGACTAAGTGCAATAGACAGAATTGCGGGGCTGAGAAACATTCTGAGTCGACAAAATCCCCTTCTCCAGAACCAGATGAGGTTGAACAGGTTTGTCATGTGATTCATCTAGATTGTATTTCCATTTCTTGTATGGAActgttattttcattaatcacaTATGTACTCTTCACAAATTCAATGACTATTAGTGAGAAGGATGTTTGGCTGGCCCGTCTCCCTTCTTTCTCCCTGCTCTCCCTCTCATCTGTTATCTTCTTGAAATGCACTTCACTAATTGTCAATTATCTCTCTCATGGAAACCAATGA
- the LOC118054508 gene encoding squamosa promoter-binding-like protein 2 isoform X1, whose amino-acid sequence MSSVSLMEWNGKPHLQWDWENLIMFNAITNENSKQLGLTDLETDGEKGNDSGFFYSSASVSRSRGSISDLELASFSKSSKSASTNSSSAGEVKTSKFTLEASKTNPSDYNKEELVKAKATDTSPMLEASVGSGDQLLGLKLGKRTYFEDACAGSNAQSSSISPIPVPSFTPAKKLKSNNHSQRAPRCQVEGCNLDLSSAKDYHRKHRVCESHSKCPKVTVAGLERRFCQQCSRFHGLSEFDEKKKSCRRRLSDHNARRRKQPGSVHLNPSRLSSSLYGIDERQQMSHVWDKAPLVHSRPSANLTWESTSTSKFTITKEYVAKPAEIGGSDRRLHLPGIDLTNSIAIQHHHKSNGFLPSKAKGTAGLDYSLIPSKAEATPEFHRATPEFHRALSLLSTDSWGSCEPQSISFEQPMHANHTSMPQSVLHAVPQSSPLASSEYWRTEQQSNDPQVHTLSSRTDGSNYLQEFQLLRTSNGNDFYSSHMN is encoded by the exons ATGAGTTCTGTCTCACTGATGGAGTGGAATGGCAAACCCCACTTGCAGTGGGATTGGGAAAACCTGATAATGTTCAATGCAATAACAAATGAAAATTCAAAGCAGTTAGGCCTAACAGATTTGGAAACTGATGGAGAAAAAGGAAATGATTCTGGGTTTTTCTATTCATCTGCAAGTGTAAGCAGAAGCCGTGGATCTATCTCTGACTTGGAACTTGCTTCTTTCTCAAAGAGCTCGAAGTCAGCTTCCACCAATTCTTCATCAGCTGGGGAAGTTAAAACATCCAAATTCACTTTGGAGGCCTCTAAAACGAATCCATCAGATTACAATAAGGAAGAACTTGTGAAGGCTAAGGCAACTGATACTTCTCCCATGCTTGAAGCTTCAGTTGGTTCAGGTGACCAGCTGCTTGGTTTGAAGCTTGGTAAACGAACATACTTTGAAGACGCTTGTGCTGGGAGCAATGCTCAGTCTTCATCAATTTCTCCTATTCCTGTGCCTTCTTTTACTCCAGCAAAGAAATTGAAGTCCAATAATCATAGTCAGCGTGCACCACGCTGTCAAGTAGAAGGCTGTAACCTTGACCTCTCATCAGCTAAAGATTACCATCGCAAACATAGAGTTTGTGAAAGCCATTCAAAGTGCCCAAAGGTCACTGTAGCTGGTTTGGAACGCAGGTTTTGCCAGCAGTGTAGCAG GTTCCATGGTCTGTCAGAGTttgatgaaaagaagaaaagctgCCGCAGGCGACTTTCTGATCACAATGCAAGACGCCGCAAACAGCCAGGATCTGTCCATTTGAATCCTTCAAGACTTTCTTCATCATTATATGGTATTG ATGAGAGGCAACAGATGAGTCATGTTTGGGACAAGGCGCCACTTGTTCATTCCAGGCCCAGTGCAAATTTGACATGGGAAAGCACATCCACCTCCAAGTTCACAATAACAAAAGAGTATGTAGCAAAGCCTGCAGAAATAGGTGGTAGTGATAGGAGGCTCCACTTGCCTGGCATTGATCTGACAAATAGCATTGCTATTCAGCACCATCATAAGTCTAATGGCTTCTTACCATCCAAGGCCAAGGGCACTGCAG GTTTGGACTACTCCCTCATTCCTTCCAAAGCAGAAGCAACACCAGAATTTCATCGTGCAACACCAGAATTTCACCGTGCTCTCTCTCTTCTGTCAACCGATTCATGGGGTTCATGTGAGCCACAATCCATTTCATTTGAACAGCCCATGCATGCAAATCACACCAGCATGCCTCAGTCTGTGCTACACGCTGTACCCCAAAGCTCACCACTTGCTTCATCAGAGTACTGGAGGACTGAGCAACAGTCAAATGACCCTCAAGTGCATACCTTGAGTTCACGCACTGATGGTAGCAATTACCTTCAAGAGTTTCAGCTGTTAAGAACGTCAAACGGGAATGACTTCTATTCCAGTCACATGAACTGA
- the LOC140955387 gene encoding two-component response regulator ARR22-like, translating into MVVGTEKQFTLEFQEAKNGKEAVYLHLAGASFDLIIMDDQMPIMTGIQATQLLRKMGVKSQIIGFASESVQQAFIDAGADECLKMPLDSE; encoded by the exons ATGGTAGTTGGGACAGAAAAGCAGTTTACATTGGAATTTCAAGAGGCGAAGAATGGGAAAGAAGCTGTTTATCTTCATCTTGCTGGGGCTTCTTTTGATCTCATTATTATGGACGATCAAATGCCCATCATGACTGGAATTCAG GCAACACAGCTGCTACGTAAGATGGGTGTTAAGAGTCAGATTATAGGTTTCGCTTCTGAGTCTGTCCAACAAGCTTTTATCGACGCTGGCGCCGACGAATGCCTCAAAATGCCACTGGATAGTGAATAG
- the LOC118054505 gene encoding arabinogalactan O-methyltransferase 1, producing MKRPQFTPEKSCLLAVALSGLIIGAFLLSNLIRSVDNISSFGLCSLASAKARAAADYDATPAQLQSILHYATSKIVPQQSLAEISVTFDVLKTRSPCNFLVFGLGFDSLMWTSLNPHGTTLFLEEDPKWVQTIVKKAPTLNAHTVQYRTQLQEANSLLKTYRSEPLCSPSKAYLRGNYKCKLALTGLPDEVYDKEWDLIMIDAPRGYFPEAPGRMAAIFSAVVMARGRKGSGVTHVFLHDVDRRVEKMFAEEFLCRKNLVIGCWEATGNFERYSC from the coding sequence atgaagagacCCCAATTTACTCCGGAAAAATCCTGTCTCCTCGCGGTGGCTTTATCCGGTCTGATCATCGGTGCGTTTCTCTTGTCAAACTTAATCCGTTCGGTTGATAACATCTCTTCCTTCGGCCTCTGCTCCTTGGCTTCGGCCAAAGCCCGCGCCGCCGCGGATTACGACGCTACACCAGCTCAACTCCAATCTATCCTTCACTATGCAACGTCAAAGATCGTCCCACAACAATCTTTGGCCGAAATCTCAGTCACTTTCGATGTCCTCAAAACGCGTTCTCCTTGTAACTTCCTTGTATTTGGTCTCGGTTTTGATTCTCTCATGTGGACATCATTAAATCCACATGGAACCACTTTATTTCTCGAAGAAGATCCCAAATGGGTTCAGACAATCGTCAAAAAAGCCCCAACGTTAAATGCGCATACGGTTCAGTACCGGACGCAACTGCAAGAAGCCAACAGCCTCCTGAAAACGTACCGGTCTGAACCGTTGTGTTCGCCAAGTAAAGCATACTTGCGGGGCAATTACAAGTGCAAGCTAGCGTTGACTGGATTGCCCGACGAAGTTTATGATAAGGAATGGGATTTGATAATGATTGATGCGCCAAGAGGGTACTTCCCGGAAGCACCAGGGAGGATGGCGGCGATATTTTCAGCGGTGGTGATGGCCAGGGGGAGGAAAGGATCAGGAGTGACGCATGTGTTTTTGCATGATGTGGATCGGAGAGTGGAGAAAATGTTTGCGGAGGAGTTTTTGTGCAGGAAGAATTTGGTTATAGGCTGTTGGGAGGCTACTGGCAATTTTGAGAGATACAGCTGCTAA